A region of Toxorhynchites rutilus septentrionalis strain SRP chromosome 1, ASM2978413v1, whole genome shotgun sequence DNA encodes the following proteins:
- the LOC129767408 gene encoding golgin subfamily A member 4 isoform X6, producing MDGLRWTSVLLQWVKDSKLVSCEQENIEQCSVDDFYQQFRDRMQTTLAVKEANIIDFLKEHFPHYELYLTESGQIAAPDHFYIFSLLLYFSCVRHPERFFQLICNGFDKPKQYAVTGFLKFMHEGNHLRKEIDRTMIRKAIQDAMPKAMMPPSPPQPSLQQLSQSSRLTSSDIPDSPLRLNSRLQRISPPTPKTIILDERTRQLKELKAQLEAERYEKGYLEVQLKQLQDKNDKFLEDKRKYLKEIRELKAELQTCNRENESPNKQRGADHKLSRIERQLAEKEAALDQLKVELETVSENNKNATEMINYRNTQIVKLKDKIQEQEASIVTLSECVEEKELMIKYLRESNDDLQNFIKENRLERDNTVATDTLNTSFECLELNSATSSSCGTGGKFYSPENMATVVVDVQLKEKEAENDLLKRSLEAIEQEKVRVSGLVGHFFRLYGDIVGKLPEGVENPYEVAFANKMNIFKSCYETLFEEYGKFKESKGALEVQNGALEENVRQLKTEVIAISGVLRKLECHSAEIEKDLAFVKQTANEYQQHNATMEEELRRQKVDFLKLISEKDSLHKSYQDLKEERESLSQQNLTMNVELNSLRGDHESIMRQIDYLMVSINEDYEGSDFSSWFEKMDDLKDRLSSLKEDKERLTAINMKIMVEKIALEKEISNGEMARQLLLDEQSKANRMVGDLNEQTKLLQAELDEKNRNILALQNMKTDLEINVQNLCEELLEVQGVLKKTEEMFELGQKDLQSNRKQLQICEKELATAKDTNSTLNRELDEQRILVKQLERIQQEHVDKKTRFEDKIKTLEKEVKQAHSELNHLNKQHDEIVEERNRLSEEIMSREENCVKHNKDFEENLTLVQKLEMRVQDLQDSLNRETEKADRERTEKDQLKLELNHLFLSGLNLFQDNITRLESQYVSKIELLRDRLGQLSALLAKLSAQQYKLRLEKNVIEQNLVQMMEEYESMQDKNEAMEKDKVSLQQALLEVQAEKRALEEHKIETQNELTEMRDMLETERNNVEKMKSELEALLEGSSRANEERVKRELELEHKLHSEESLTEQLRREIDQARKDHTNLESLVEEKTEHLQLVSSERDELNDKRAKLEVRLTEVQEDLASQKQLTTERSNEAKQLETQLESNRAEFGRLNTEINRLETDLAQCQSRLVDQQKIVAEKCRDKELLEEKINELATNLANVRTSKKQQHERAEELSCQLEKMQQDLRAAADEFARKAEQHEQLASKQTALLHERDELAERVEDMTESMALLEEDRDTLREEKCRLEAEVERIDDEREALGEQCGKLLGELSKDRAASADARKVHEQSLSDLNQLCGKLERDSNASKQHQERLVEKIRDLEQTKHTLESALSSKGTIENKVSELSQMLEDLRSEKCQLESERSSLLQEQKMARERINSLELERTQLRETGEQLKQQIASVEGLHHGTEKELESITNAHVATVKQNQNLNNQIKQLSETIVVNQIALDEKHLAKEKIREQLEEAQQSLEVKSEEITSIKQQLLERGEEIQRLRDESEKRLLSQSHLLEKAETEKQSIVLELEKAKQTILDLESKTAELSRDLRCRSADFESEKKEAESRAERITAILASLDSSENACKELREQLQTLSSLQESATSRALELQNEIDTRKASHELQQQNYEQLKNRYLELSTSEGSIKKQLEQLESSIHSKDSELELLKQEISQLNATNHNLQTTVDTKNAEILQLTGGLEKIKTFQSQLELKVSDFESVVAEKDEMELHSIKLQNEFDLLSSRKLAMASELEQLRVDKLDVDRRLLQQLQEYDKLNEALLEERELREGLEKKQRELHHRMQTIVESTKSELAFKDKKLAQKEEQLEKLKRNIDEGLGKDQRLSVMDSELTALKAENIELQAAKEKLLEAVEEKAILEKSMQQNMEHLRESLKSKQITIDTLNSDVSNHKETMHTLKIENGKLRSSQELQQSKILNFELKISEQAKKIRKLEETLSKTEICHLEDNSKASTLLQELEQYKEYQAKVQELEELHQKEREINKKCMLDNDILKAKLIKHRKMSEDSEQQFNRERLQLLEKVKGANKDAEEKMKEIRIEYEAKLEKMKDKMIVQSAIVSSTSGELMESEVDLFSAEMEKETTEILGTVRSIGKSSIRRWRDSVYSAMKYPLIFIVYQILVFGYIKLSLNNNGLEVSLRQLVPPFH from the exons ATGGATGGACTTCGTTGGACGAGTGTTTTGTTACAATGG GTTAAGGATTCAAAACTAGTGAGCTGTGAACAAGAAAATATCGAACAATGCAGCGTTGACGATTTTTACCAACAGTTCCGGGATCGGATGCAAACTACACTAGCAGTCAAAGAAGCGAACATCATAGATTTCCTCAAGGAACATTTTCCGCATTATGAACTCTATCTAACCGAAAGTGGTCAGATTGCAGCACCAGATCATTTCTACATATTCTCTTTACTGCTGTACTTTTCCTGCGTTCGCCACCCGGAGCGCTTCTTCCAGTTGATTTGCAATGGTTTTGACAAACCGAAGCAATACGCCGTCACGGGTTTCCTCAAATTTATGCACGAGGGAAACCATCTGCGGAAAGAAATCGATCGCACAATGATTCGGAAGGCGATCCAGGATGCGATGCCGAAAGCGATGATGCCACCCTCGCCACCCCAACCAAGCTTGCAGCAGCTTTCACAGTCTTCCCGATTAACTTCATCCGACATTCCGGACAGCCCGCTCAGGCTGAACAGCCGACTACAAAGGATTTCACCTCCTACGCCCAAAACCATTATACTGGACGAACGAACGAGACAGTTGAAGGAGCTGAAAGCGCAGCTCGAGGCCGAGCGTTACGAGAAGGGATACCTTGAGGTGCAGCTGAAGCAGCTGCAGGATAAGAACGATAAGTTTC TGGAAGACAAACGAAAATACCTCAAGGAGATCCGGGAACTGAAGGCCGAACTGCAAACTTGCAATCGAGAGAATGAGTCGCCTAACAAGCAGCGGGGTGCCGATCACAAGCTGTCCCGCATCGAACGGCAGCTAGCGGAGAAGGAGGCAGCTCTCGATCAGCTTAAGGTCGAGCTGGAAACGGTCAGCGAAAACAATAAGAATGCGACAGAGATG ATTAACTATCGAAATACACAAATTGTGAAGCTGAAGGATAAAATCCAGGAACAGGAAGCATCGATTGTTACCCTATCGGAGTGCGTCGAGGAGAAAGAGTTGATGATAAAATATCTGCGCGAAAGCAATGATGATCTGCAGAATTTTATCAAAGAAAACCGGCTGGAGCGCGACAATACTGTGGCAACGGATACTCTGAACACCTCCTTTGAGTGCTTGGAGTTGAACTCGGCGACGAGCAGCAGTTGTGGGACGGGCGGCAAATTTTACAGCCCCGAGAATATGGCCACAGTTGTGGTGGATGTGCAGTTGAAGGAGAAAGAGGCGGAAAATGATCTGCTGAAACGATCGCTGGAAGCGATCGAGCAGGAGAAAGTGCGTGTTTCCGGCCTAGTCGGGCATTTTTTCCGACTGTACGGTGATATTGTCGGGAAGCTGCCAGAGGGGGTGGAGAATCCGTATGAAGTTGCATTCGCGAATAAGATGAATATTTTCAAGTCTTGCTACGAGACGTTGTTCGAGGAGTATGGCAAATTTAAGGAGAGCAAGGGAGCGCTTGAAGTACAGAACGGAGCTCTCGAGGAAAATGTTCGGCAGCTTAAGACGGAAGTGATTGCCATATCGGGGGTTTTAAGAAAGCTAGAATGTCATTCGGCGGAAATTGAAAAGGATTTAGCGTTTGTTAAGCAGACCGCAAACGAATATCAGCAACATAATGCAACGATGGAGGAGGAGTTGCGAAGGCAAAAGGTGGATTTTTTGAAGCTGATTTCGGAGAAAGATTCTCTACATAAGAGCTACCAGGACCTAAAAGAGGAACGGGAATCGTTGAGTCAACAAAATCTTACCATGAACGTGGAGCTGAATAGTTTGAGGGGTGACCACGAATCGATTATGCGACAAATAGATTATCTGATGGTGTCCATCAATGAGGACTACGAAGGAAGTGACTTTTCGTCGTGGTTTGAAAAGATGGACGATCTGAAGGATCGGCTGAGTTCGTTGAAAGAGGACAAGGAACGACTGACGGCAATCAATATGAAAATCATGGTAGAGAAAATCGCTCTGGAGAAGGAAATCAGTAACGGTGAGATGGCCCGACAGCTACTGCTGGACGAACAGTCAAAGGCAAATAGAATGGTCGGTGATCTCAACGAACAAACAAAGCTCCTTCAGGCTGAGTTGgacgaaaaaaatcgaaacattCTCGCACTACAAAATATGAAAACCGATCTGGAAATTAATGTTCAGAACCTATGTGAGGAACTTTTGGAAGTTCAGGGAGTGCTGAAGAAAACTGAAGAGATGTTCGAGCTCGGCCAAAAAGATCTGCAGTCCAACAGAAAACAGTTGCAAATATGTGAAAAAGAACTTGCGACGGCTAAAGACACCAATAGCACGCTTAATCGCGAACTGGATGAACAACGGATACTTGTAAAGCAGTTGGAACGAATTCAGCAAGAACACGTGGACAAAAAAACGCGATTTGAAGATAAGATCAAAACACTCGAAAAAGAGGTTAAACAAGCTCACAGTGAACTAAATCATCTGAATAAACAACACGATGAAATCGTCGAGGAACGAAACCGTTTGAGTGAGGAAATAATGTCGAGGGAGGAAAATTGTGTGAAGCACAACAAAGATTTCGAGGAAAACTTAACACTCGTCCAAAAGTTGGAGATGCGAGTACAGGATCTGCAAGATTCACTCAACAGAGAAACGGAAAAGGCCGACCGAGAGCGCACTGAGAAGGACCAACTGAAGCTTGAGCTAAATCATTTGTTCCTCTCCGGGCTCAATCTCTTCCAGGACAACATCACCCGGTTGGAAAGTCAATATGTGTCCAAGATAGAATTGCTCCGGGACAGGCTAGGTCAGCTGTCGGCTCTGCTAGCGAAACTGTCTGCCCAACAGTACAAACTACGCCTGGAGAAAAACGTCATAGAGCAAAATCTAGTGCAGATGATGGAGGAGTACGAGTCGATGCAGGATAAGAACGAAGCGATGGAAAAAGACAAGGTATCACTGCAGCAAGCACTTCTCGAAGTGCAAGCAGAGAAGCGAGCACTTGAAGAACACAAAATCGAGACGCAAAATGAGCTAACGGAGATGAGAGATATGCTGGAGACAGAAAGAAATAATGTCGAGAAAATGAAATCAGAACTCGAGGCACTGCTGGAGGGCAGTTCGAGAGCCAATGAAGAGCGTGTTAAACGAGAGTTAGAGCTAGAGCACAAGCTGCATAGCGAAGAAAGTCTTACAGAACAACttcgaagagaaatcgatcaggCGCGTAAGGATCACACTAACCTGGAGTCACTAGTCGAAGAGAAAACTGAGCATCTGCAACTTGTTTCGAGTGAACGTGACGAGCTGAACGACAAACGCGCAAAATTGGAAGTTCGTCTCACAGAAGTACAGGAGGATCTTGCCAGTCAAAAACAGCTCACAACAGAACGCTCCAACGAAGCGAAACAACTAGAAACTCAGCTGGAATCGAACCGAGCGGAATTCGGTCGTCTGAACACCGAAATAAATCGTTTAGAGACAGATCTTGCCCAGTGTCAATCGAGACTTGTCGATCAACAGAAAATAGTAGCGGAGAAATGTCGTGATAAAGAGTTGCTCGAGGAGAAGATCAACGAATTGGCGACCAATCTTGCAAATGTGCGAACGAGCAAGAAACAGCAGCACGAGAGGGCCGAGGAACTCAGCTGTCAGCTCGAAAAGATGCAGCAAGATTTGCGAGCAGCAGCCGATGAGTTTGCTCGAAAGGCGGAACAGCATGAGCAATTAGCTTCGAAGCAGACGGCTTTGCTTCACGAACGGGACGAACTTGCAGAACGAGTGGAAGATATGACGGAATCGATGGCACTTCTCGAAGAAGATCGAGATACCCTCCGGGAGGAAAAATGTCGCCTAGAGGCGGAGGTCGAACGGATCGACGACGAGAGGGAAGCATTGGGTGAACAGTGTGGTAAATTGTTGGGTGAGCTGTCGAAAGATCGCGCCGCTTCTGCGGATGCGAGAAAGGTTCATGAACAGAGTTTATCAGATTTGAACCAACTTTGCGGCAAATTAGAGCGGGATTCAAACGCCTCCAAACAGCATCAGGAAAGGCTTGTTGAAAAAATACGCGACCTGGAACAAACTAAACACACGCTGGAATCGGCTCTATCGAGTAAAGGTACAATCGAAAATAAGGTATCCGAACTCTCCCAAATGTTGGAGGATCTTCGCTCGGAGAAATGTCAACTCGAAAGCGAAAGAAGTTCCCTTCTTCAAGAACAGAAAATGGCGAGGGAAAGGATAAATAGCTTAGAGTTGGAGCGGACTCAGTTACGCGAAACAGGCGAACAGTTGAAACAACAAATCGCATCTGTTGAAGGTCTCCATCATGGCACTGAAAAGGAGTTGGAGAGTATTACCAACGCACACGTGGCAACAGTGAagcaaaatcaaaatttgaacaaCCAAATTAAGCAGCTGTCTGAAACGATTGTTGTCAATCAAATTGCGCTGGATGAGAAGCACCTAGCCAAGGAAAAGATTCGTGAACAACTGGAGGAGGCACAACAATCGTTGGAGGTgaaatccgaagaaatcacttcaATAAAACAGCAGTTACTTGAGCGAGGGGAAGAAATTCAGCGTCTGCGGGATGAAAGTGAAAAGCGACTTCTTTCGCAATCACATTTGCTCGAAAAAGCTGAAACAGAGAAACAAAGCATTGTTTTGGAGTTGGAAAAAGCGAAGCAAACAATACTTGATTTGGAATCAAAAACAGCTGAGCTATCCCGCGATTTGCGGTGTCGTTCAGCTGATTTCGAGAGTGAGAAAAAAGAAGCTGAGTCGCGAGCGGAGAGAATCACCGCTATTTTGGCTTCGTTGGACTCATCAGAAAATGCATGCAAGGAGCTACGAGAACAGCTGCAAACTCTATCCTCTCTTCAGGAATCCGCAACATCACGTGCGTTGGAGTTGCAAAATGAAATCGACACCCGAAAAGCATCGCACGAATTACAGCAGCAAAACTACGAACAGCTGAAGAATCGTTACCTTGAACTGAGCACAAGCGAAGGAAGCATTAAAAAACAACTAGAACAACTTGAATCTTCCATCCACTCGAAGGATTCTGAGCTTGAACTCCTCAAGCAAGAAATCTCCCAATTGAATGCAACCAACCACAATCTCCAAACCACCGTGGACACGAAGAATGCGGAAATCTTGCAGCTCACGGGAGGGCTGGAGAAGATCAAAACATTCCAATCACAGCTGGAGCTGAAGGTTTCCGACTTCGAGTCGGTTGTGGCCGAGAAGGATGAAATGGAACTGCACTCGATAAAGCTACAGAACGAATTCGATCTGTTGAGCAGCCGGAAGCTTGCAATGGCTAGTGAATTGGAGCAGCTTCGCGTCGACAAGCTTGACGTTGATCGGCGGTTGCTGCAGCAGTTGCAGGAGTACGATAAGCTGAACGAGGCACTCCTGGAGGAACGTGAGCTGCGGGAGGGTCTCGAGAAGAAACAACGGGAACTGCATCATCGGATGCAGACCATAGTGGAGAGCACCAAGTCCGAGCTAGCCTTTAAAGACAAAAAGCTGGCTCAAAAGGAAGAACAATTGGAAAAATTGAAACGGAACATTGATGAGGGGCTTGGAAAGGATCAACGTTTGAGTGTGATGGACTCTGAGCTGACAGCATTGAAAGCAGAGAACATCGAACTGCAAGCAGCAAAAGAGAAGCTGCTGGAAGCCGTTGAAGAGAAAGCCATCCTGGAAAAATCTATGCAACAAAATATGGAACATTTAAGAGAAAGCCTCAAATCAAAGCAGATCACAATAGACACCTTGAACTCGGATGTATCGAACCATAAGGAAACTATGCACacgctaaaaattgaaaatggcaAACTCAGATCGTCCCAGGAATTGCAGCAATCCAAGATACTCAACTTCGAGCTGAAAATTTCCGAGCAGGCGAAGAAGATACGCAAGCTGGAGGAAACGCTGAGCAAGACGGAGATTTGCCACTTGGAGGATAATTCGAAGGCATCCACACTGCTGCAGGAACTCGAGCAGTACAAAGAGTACCAAGCCAAGGTACAAGAGCTGGAGGAACTCCACCAGAAGGAGCGGGAAATCAACAAAAAATGCATGCTGGACAACGATATTTTGAAGGCGAAGCTCATAAAGCACCGCAAGATGAGCGAGGACAGTGAGCAGCAGTTCAACCGCGAGCGGTTGCAGTTGTTGGAGAAGGTCAAGGGTGCAAACAAGGACGCCGAGGAGAAGATGAAGGAAATTCGCATTGAATACGAGGCCAAGCTGGAAAAGATGAAGGATAAAATG ATAGTTCAATCTGCTATTGTCTCTAGTACTTCTGGGGAACTTATGGAATCGGAAGTGGATTTGTTTTCGGCGGAAATGGAAAAAGAAACCACAGAAATACTTGGCACTGTCCGAAGTATTGGTAAAAGTAGCATTAGACGATGGAGGGACAGCGTTTACAGTGCTATGAAATATCCATTGATATTTATTGTCTATCAAATACTCGTATTTGGGTATATTAAGCTATCACTGAACAATAATGGGTTGGAAGTTAGTCTAAGGCAACTTGTGCCACCATTCCACTAG